The following proteins come from a genomic window of Pseudomonas sp. Z8(2022):
- a CDS encoding TIGR02647 family protein, with amino-acid sequence MKLFTADLIDELEILALYNLDNHQEGLKVHNNASFKAQGAITRLHEKGLVSQADGGYLTSLGIDAAEHAQALLTILSARRTTPA; translated from the coding sequence ATGAAGTTATTCACCGCTGACCTGATCGACGAGCTGGAAATCCTCGCCCTGTACAATCTGGACAACCACCAGGAAGGGCTCAAGGTGCACAACAACGCCTCATTCAAGGCACAGGGCGCCATCACCCGCCTTCACGAAAAAGGCCTGGTAAGTCAGGCCGACGGCGGCTACCTGACCAGCCTGGGCATCGATGCTGCCGAGCATGCACAGGCGCTGCTGACCATCCTCTCGGCCCGCCGGACCACTCCCGCTTAA
- a CDS encoding class I adenylate cyclase, translating to MTRTQEIRPDIDDGIDRKVLAQLRARFLKINQGRLQRAVEALSTRQQLVLKLLPLLLHVNHPLLPGYVSASTPAGLSGFEPDDDSLAEVQRLTRSFVYKPRRGQGSAPLHGLFLMGSLGTVAQAEQSDMDLWLCHSPSLSAQELHELRKKCDQLESWAATQGAEVHVFLVDPQRFTQGAREAQLTSDDCGTTQHYLLLDEFYRTAIWLGGRTPLWWLVPVYEEGRYEDYCRTLLSKRFVRDEDVLDLGHLARIPPEEFIGAGMWQLYKGIESPYKSALKLLLTEVYASEHPQVECLALRFKQAVFEGRLDLDELDPYIVIYRRLEEYLSARGDQERLELIRRCLYLKVNKKISRPPTRGRTKSWQRLLLERLTREWGWQARQLNVLDSRSQWKVRQVAAERRVLVNELTYSYRFLSQFARSTEAGSSLNNRDLNVLGRRLYAAFERKAGKVEFINPGIAPDLAEDTLTLVQYSSPEAPNERLWALFNGSLGAQEWADFAPLKRSRELIELLAWCHRNGVIDSSTRLSLHPGASDLTEYELSNLIGSLQQSFPLPLQPVEEAALLRASVPSQVLLLVNVGVDPLKQHSQMNVHMTTDRTDALGYSGVRENLVLTLDQVVLNSWNELQVSRYDGADALLDCLRDLLNSLPPGSALPRVQVRCYCRNRAQPIAERVEELLRDLLDSYAEGYPSRYLVQVRQHYHVLQLAPGQVSHTALGDVPALLDHLGAEQEHYSPLRLDRHALEGDDLALILPMGRPQCLQVFYRVHESSGEAELTLLDEHNALWRRRLPFRDEQSLLTPLHRFLQSLLYRRNAILPLDGKDSEAPLEILYYQLLPDAPLRAQRLERRPVPEAQVSHPFYDVQAIVEPGDGRQRHVTLYCNHREFSELEYGRELYRAVAQHILAQRAGGERYPCYITDLDLSAVLAGQQAQTVHYLRYKNGLEDALNMALQQV from the coding sequence ATGACGCGCACCCAGGAAATACGCCCCGATATCGATGACGGCATCGACCGCAAGGTGCTGGCGCAGCTGCGTGCACGCTTTCTGAAAATCAATCAGGGCCGCCTGCAGCGCGCCGTCGAGGCGCTGTCTACGCGCCAGCAACTGGTCCTCAAACTGTTGCCGCTGCTGCTGCACGTCAATCATCCGCTGCTGCCCGGTTATGTCTCGGCCAGCACACCGGCCGGCCTCAGCGGTTTCGAGCCGGATGACGACAGCCTGGCCGAAGTGCAGCGCCTAACCCGCTCCTTCGTCTACAAACCACGCCGCGGCCAGGGCAGCGCACCGTTGCACGGACTGTTTCTGATGGGCAGCCTGGGCACCGTGGCGCAGGCCGAACAAAGCGACATGGACCTGTGGCTGTGCCACTCGCCCAGCCTCAGCGCGCAGGAACTGCACGAGCTGCGCAAGAAGTGCGATCAGCTGGAAAGCTGGGCCGCCACCCAGGGCGCCGAGGTGCATGTCTTTCTGGTCGACCCGCAACGCTTCACCCAGGGCGCGCGTGAAGCACAGCTGACCTCCGACGACTGCGGCACCACCCAGCACTACCTACTCCTCGACGAGTTCTACCGTACCGCCATCTGGCTCGGCGGACGCACACCGCTCTGGTGGCTGGTGCCGGTGTATGAAGAAGGGCGCTATGAGGACTACTGCCGCACCCTGCTGAGCAAACGCTTCGTGCGCGACGAAGATGTGCTCGACCTAGGTCATCTGGCGCGCATTCCACCGGAAGAGTTCATCGGCGCCGGCATGTGGCAGTTGTACAAGGGCATCGAATCGCCCTACAAATCCGCACTCAAGCTGCTGCTCACCGAGGTCTACGCCAGCGAGCACCCACAGGTCGAGTGCCTGGCACTGCGCTTCAAGCAGGCCGTTTTCGAAGGTCGTCTGGACCTCGACGAACTCGACCCCTACATCGTCATCTACCGCCGCCTGGAGGAATACCTCAGCGCCCGTGGTGACCAGGAACGACTCGAACTGATCCGTCGCTGCCTGTACCTGAAGGTCAACAAGAAGATCAGCCGCCCGCCGACCCGGGGCCGCACCAAGAGCTGGCAGCGCCTGCTGCTCGAACGTCTGACCCGGGAATGGGGCTGGCAGGCCCGCCAGCTCAACGTGCTCGACAGCCGCAGCCAGTGGAAGGTGCGCCAGGTTGCCGCCGAGCGCCGCGTACTGGTCAACGAGCTGACCTACAGCTACCGCTTCCTCTCGCAGTTTGCCCGCAGCACCGAGGCCGGCAGCTCGCTCAACAACCGCGACCTCAACGTGCTGGGCAGGCGCCTGTATGCAGCCTTCGAGCGCAAGGCCGGCAAGGTCGAATTCATCAACCCCGGCATCGCCCCGGATCTGGCCGAAGACACCCTGACCCTGGTTCAGTACAGCAGCCCCGAAGCGCCGAACGAACGCCTCTGGGCGCTGTTCAACGGCAGCCTGGGCGCGCAGGAATGGGCCGATTTCGCGCCGCTGAAGCGCTCGCGTGAACTGATCGAACTGCTCGCCTGGTGCCATCGCAACGGCGTGATCGACAGCAGCACCCGCCTGTCGCTGCACCCCGGCGCCAGCGACCTCACCGAATACGAGCTGTCCAACCTGATCGGCAGCCTGCAACAGAGCTTCCCGCTGCCCCTGCAGCCCGTGGAAGAAGCCGCCCTGCTGCGTGCCAGCGTTCCCAGCCAGGTGCTGTTGCTGGTCAATGTCGGCGTCGACCCGCTCAAGCAGCACAGCCAGATGAACGTGCACATGACCACCGACCGCACCGACGCGCTGGGCTATTCCGGGGTACGCGAGAACCTGGTGCTGACCCTCGACCAGGTGGTGCTCAACAGCTGGAACGAACTGCAGGTCAGCCGTTACGACGGTGCCGACGCCCTGCTCGACTGCCTGCGCGACCTGCTCAACAGCCTGCCGCCCGGCAGCGCGCTCCCCAGGGTGCAGGTACGCTGCTACTGCCGCAACCGTGCACAACCCATCGCCGAACGGGTCGAAGAACTGCTGCGCGACCTGCTCGACAGCTACGCCGAAGGGTACCCGTCACGCTACCTGGTGCAGGTGCGCCAGCATTATCACGTTCTGCAACTGGCCCCCGGCCAGGTCAGCCACACCGCTCTGGGTGACGTGCCGGCCCTGCTCGACCATCTGGGCGCCGAACAGGAGCACTACAGCCCGCTGCGCCTGGATCGCCATGCACTCGAGGGCGACGACCTGGCGCTGATCCTGCCCATGGGCCGCCCACAGTGCCTGCAGGTGTTCTACCGCGTGCACGAGAGCAGCGGTGAGGCCGAGCTGACCCTGCTCGACGAGCACAACGCCCTGTGGCGCAGACGCCTGCCATTTCGCGACGAGCAAAGCCTGCTCACGCCGCTGCATCGTTTCCTGCAGTCGCTGCTTTACAGGCGCAATGCGATATTGCCGCTGGATGGCAAGGACAGCGAAGCGCCGCTGGAAATCCTCTATTACCAGTTGCTGCCGGATGCCCCGTTGCGCGCCCAGCGCCTGGAGCGCAGGCCGGTGCCCGAAGCGCAGGTCAGCCACCCGTTCTACGACGTGCAGGCCATCGTCGAACCGGGCGACGGTCGCCAGCGCCACGTCACGCTGTACTGCAACCACCGCGAATTCTCCGAGCTGGAGTACGGTCGCGAACTGTATCGAGCCGTCGCACAGCACATCCTCGCCCAGCGTGCCGGCGGTGAACGCTACCCCTGCTATATCACCGACCTTGACCTGTCCGCCGTGCTGGCCGGGCAACAGGCGCAGACCGTGCATTACCTGCGCTACAAGAACGGGCTGGAAGATGCGCTCAATATGGCGCTGCAGCAGGTCTAG
- the rnk gene encoding nucleoside diphosphate kinase regulator, whose translation MNSTPTITITRLDLQRLERLLDSLDEFGPGAEALQAELDRAEVVGHDEVPAGVVTMNSRVHCREESSGKDYHLTLVYPQDAGGEGKVSILAPVGSALLGLSVGQHIDWPVPGGKKLKLTLLAVEYQPEAAGEYDL comes from the coding sequence ATGAACAGCACACCTACCATCACCATTACCCGCCTCGATCTGCAGCGTCTGGAGCGCCTGCTCGACAGTCTGGACGAGTTCGGACCTGGCGCAGAAGCGTTGCAGGCTGAGCTGGATCGTGCCGAAGTGGTGGGGCACGACGAGGTGCCGGCAGGGGTGGTGACCATGAACTCGCGCGTGCACTGCCGCGAGGAGAGCAGCGGCAAGGATTACCATCTCACCCTGGTCTATCCGCAGGACGCCGGCGGCGAAGGCAAGGTCAGCATCCTCGCGCCGGTCGGCAGCGCCCTGCTTGGCCTGTCCGTCGGTCAGCACATCGACTGGCCGGTACCGGGCGGCAAAAAGCTCAAGCTGACCCTGCTGGCGGTCGAGTATCAGCCGGAAGCTGCGGGCGAATACGACCTCTGA
- a CDS encoding DUF1289 domain-containing protein translates to MSSEPDEAPLASPCRRQCCLDERDQCLGCGRTLQEILDWDAADNARRRAICEAAQRRMQQRRQSH, encoded by the coding sequence ATGAGCTCTGAGCCGGACGAGGCGCCGCTGGCCTCGCCATGCCGGCGCCAGTGCTGCCTGGACGAGCGCGACCAGTGCCTTGGCTGTGGTCGCACCCTGCAGGAAATTCTCGACTGGGACGCGGCTGATAACGCGCGGCGCCGTGCGATCTGTGAGGCAGCGCAACGGCGTATGCAACAGCGCCGGCAGAGTCATTGA
- the cyaY gene encoding iron donor protein CyaY, whose protein sequence is MSLSEARFHDLVDATQQAVEDIFDDSGLDVDLENSAGVLTVRFDNGSQLIFSRQEPIRQLWLAARSGGFHFDYDEAEGRWICDTSDEQLGEMLVRIVFEQCGAELEFDEL, encoded by the coding sequence ATGAGCCTGAGCGAAGCTCGCTTTCACGATCTGGTCGATGCCACCCAGCAGGCGGTGGAAGACATCTTCGACGACAGCGGTCTGGACGTCGATCTGGAAAATAGCGCCGGCGTGCTGACCGTGCGTTTCGACAACGGCAGTCAGCTGATCTTCAGTCGTCAGGAGCCCATTCGTCAGCTGTGGCTGGCCGCCCGCTCCGGTGGTTTCCACTTCGATTACGACGAAGCCGAGGGGCGTTGGATCTGTGATACCAGCGACGAGCAGCTGGGCGAGATGCTGGTGCGTATTGTCTTCGAGCAGTGCGGTGCCGAACTGGAGTTCGATGAGCTCTGA